Proteins encoded within one genomic window of Mesorhizobium sp. AR10:
- a CDS encoding PA0069 family radical SAM protein → MEHIVRADIAAFGAGRAEMANAMIEQSGMRVRPDRNRGRSAGINPSGRFEPVSRHVFDDGWNSLEELPPFKTEVQVERPHTIITRNESPDISFDRSINPYRGCEHGCVYCFARPTHSFMGLSPGLDFESKLFAKPDAARLLDKELSKDGYQPRTIAIGTNTDPYQPIEKQYRIMREILEVLEARGHPVGIVTKSALVTRDIDILSRMAERGLAKVALSVTTLDRMLARTMEPRASTPTKRLEAIRQLSDAGIPASVMVAPIIPGLTDQEMERILDSARAAGAREAGYVVLRLPLEVSPIFKDWLLRHYPDRYRHVMSLIRSMRDGKDYDSEWGKRMKGAGPYAWQIGRRFEIAAKRLGLNAERRMLRTDQFVAATNATEQLMLL, encoded by the coding sequence ATGGAACATATCGTGCGTGCGGACATTGCAGCCTTCGGGGCAGGAAGAGCCGAGATGGCGAATGCGATGATCGAGCAGAGCGGAATGCGCGTCCGTCCGGACCGCAATCGCGGCCGGTCCGCCGGCATCAACCCCTCCGGCCGGTTCGAGCCGGTCAGCCGGCATGTCTTCGACGACGGCTGGAATTCGCTTGAGGAACTGCCGCCTTTCAAGACTGAGGTGCAGGTCGAGAGGCCGCACACCATCATCACCCGCAACGAGTCGCCGGATATTTCCTTCGACCGTTCGATCAACCCCTATCGCGGCTGCGAACATGGCTGCGTCTACTGCTTCGCGCGGCCGACGCACAGCTTCATGGGCCTGTCGCCGGGACTGGATTTCGAATCGAAGCTGTTCGCCAAGCCGGATGCGGCGCGGCTGCTCGACAAGGAATTGTCGAAGGACGGCTACCAGCCGCGCACCATCGCCATCGGCACCAACACCGATCCCTACCAGCCGATCGAGAAGCAGTACCGGATCATGCGCGAAATCCTCGAAGTGCTGGAGGCACGCGGCCATCCGGTCGGCATCGTCACCAAGTCCGCTCTGGTGACGCGCGACATCGACATCCTGTCGCGGATGGCCGAACGCGGGCTCGCCAAGGTGGCGCTGTCGGTGACGACATTGGACCGGATGCTGGCCAGGACGATGGAGCCACGCGCGTCAACGCCGACCAAGCGGCTGGAGGCGATCCGGCAGCTTTCGGATGCCGGTATTCCGGCCTCTGTAATGGTGGCGCCGATCATCCCCGGCCTCACCGACCAGGAGATGGAGCGCATCCTCGATTCGGCACGTGCTGCCGGCGCGCGCGAGGCCGGCTATGTCGTGCTGCGCCTGCCACTGGAGGTCAGCCCGATCTTCAAGGACTGGCTGCTGCGCCACTATCCCGACCGCTATCGCCACGTCATGTCGCTGATCCGTTCGATGCGTGACGGCAAGGACTACGATTCGGAATGGGGCAAGCGCATGAAGGGCGCCGGCCCCTATGCCTGGCAGATTGGCCGGCGCTTCGAGATCGCCGCCAAGCGGCTCGGCCTCAACGCCGAGCGGCGCATGCTCAGGACCGACCAGTTCGTCGCCGCGACCAATGCAACCGAGCAGTTGATGCTGCTTTGA
- a CDS encoding ribonuclease HII, with amino-acid sequence MARARSDSPLLFEIVEKPDFSFETKAMAEGLWPVAGMDEAGRGPLAGPVVAAAVVLDPANIPEGLDDSKRLSHLQREALFLKILGSAFGVSMASISAEGIDGSNILKASLEAMRRALVGLPIQAKLALADGRDVPPGLPCAGRALIKGDQRSQSIAAASIVAKVMRDRMMCGCGSHHGRYGFELHMGYATARHRTAIEVHGPVARLHRVSFAPFRLGGAEVVEDESFAGLE; translated from the coding sequence ATGGCTCGCGCGCGTTCCGATTCTCCGCTTCTTTTCGAAATCGTCGAGAAGCCCGACTTCTCCTTCGAAACGAAGGCGATGGCCGAAGGGCTGTGGCCGGTGGCAGGAATGGACGAGGCCGGCCGCGGCCCGCTCGCCGGACCGGTCGTCGCCGCGGCGGTGGTGCTCGACCCCGCCAACATCCCTGAGGGCCTCGACGATTCCAAGCGCCTGAGCCACCTGCAGCGCGAGGCGCTGTTCCTGAAAATCCTCGGCTCCGCCTTCGGCGTGTCGATGGCTTCGATCAGTGCGGAAGGCATCGACGGCAGCAACATTCTGAAAGCCAGCCTCGAGGCCATGCGCCGCGCCCTGGTCGGCTTGCCCATACAAGCCAAACTGGCGTTGGCCGACGGCCGCGACGTGCCGCCGGGCCTGCCTTGCGCGGGACGCGCGCTGATCAAGGGCGACCAGCGCTCGCAGTCGATCGCCGCCGCCTCGATCGTTGCCAAGGTGATGCGCGACCGCATGATGTGCGGCTGCGGCAGCCACCACGGCCGCTACGGATTCGAGCTCCATATGGGTTACGCCACCGCGCGCCACCGCACGGCGATCGAGGTGCACGGGCCGGTGGCGCGGCTGCACCGCGTGTCGTTCGCGCCGTTCAGGCTTGGCGGTGCGGAAGTAGTCGAAGACGAGAGTTTCGCCGGCCTGGAGTGA
- a CDS encoding F0F1 ATP synthase subunit B, with protein sequence MDATSLATLWATVALIIFLGIAVYIKVPGLIAKSLDARAAKIGNELEEARRLRDEAQQLLGQYQRKRKEAEQEAADIVAAAKREADMLAAEAHKKTEDYVARRTALAEQKIGQAERDAVAEVRASAVDIAVEAARTLLAGKVDAKAGADLFKASLQDVKSKLN encoded by the coding sequence ATGGACGCCACATCTCTCGCGACGCTTTGGGCCACGGTTGCCCTCATCATTTTCCTTGGCATCGCCGTCTACATCAAGGTGCCGGGCCTGATCGCCAAATCGCTCGATGCCCGCGCCGCCAAGATCGGCAACGAGCTTGAGGAAGCCCGCCGGCTGCGCGACGAGGCCCAGCAATTGCTCGGTCAGTACCAGCGCAAGCGCAAGGAAGCCGAGCAGGAGGCCGCCGACATCGTCGCCGCCGCCAAGCGCGAGGCTGACATGCTTGCCGCCGAAGCGCACAAGAAGACCGAGGACTATGTCGCCAGGCGCACCGCGTTGGCCGAGCAGAAGATCGGTCAAGCCGAGCGCGATGCGGTCGCTGAAGTGCGCGCCAGCGCCGTCGACATCGCCGTCGAAGCCGCGCGCACGCTGCTTGCCGGCAAGGTCGACGCCAAGGCCGGCGCAGACCTGTTCAAGGCCTCGCTGCAGGACGTGAAGTCCAAGCTGAATTAA
- a CDS encoding F0F1 ATP synthase subunit B encodes MFVTSAFAQESAPAVEGGHTGTEGDTHSGTGVPAEAHGTFPPFDPATFPSQLLWLAITFGLFYLFLKKVVMPRVGGIIDVRNDRITQDLDHAARLKGEADAAVAAYEQELAEAKAKANVIGQQANDAAKAEAETARKKVEAALDQKLGEAEARISSIKANAMKEVGTIAEDTASAIVEALLGGKTSKAEIAAAVKSVAR; translated from the coding sequence ATGTTCGTGACATCTGCCTTTGCGCAAGAGTCCGCGCCCGCCGTCGAAGGCGGCCATACCGGCACGGAAGGCGACACGCATTCCGGCACCGGCGTGCCTGCCGAGGCGCATGGCACGTTCCCGCCATTCGATCCGGCGACGTTCCCGTCGCAGCTACTGTGGCTGGCGATCACCTTCGGGCTGTTCTACCTGTTCCTGAAAAAGGTGGTGATGCCGCGCGTTGGTGGCATCATCGACGTTCGCAACGATCGCATCACGCAGGATCTCGACCATGCCGCCCGGCTGAAGGGCGAGGCTGACGCTGCTGTTGCCGCCTATGAGCAGGAACTGGCGGAGGCCAAGGCCAAGGCCAATGTCATCGGCCAGCAGGCCAACGATGCCGCCAAGGCCGAAGCCGAGACCGCCCGCAAGAAGGTCGAGGCTGCCCTCGACCAGAAGCTCGGCGAGGCGGAGGCCCGCATTTCTTCCATCAAGGCCAATGCCATGAAGGAAGTCGGCACGATTGCCGAGGATACCGCTTCGGCCATCGTCGAGGCACTTCTCGGCGGCAAGACCAGCAAGGCCGAGATCGCGGCTGCGGTCAAATCCGTGGCCCGGTGA
- a CDS encoding F0F1 ATP synthase subunit C produces the protein MEAEAAKYIGAGIACLGMGGAGIGLGNIFGSYLAGALRNPSAADGQFGRLIFGFAVTEALGIFSLLIALLALFG, from the coding sequence ATGGAAGCAGAAGCAGCAAAGTACATCGGCGCCGGCATCGCTTGCCTGGGCATGGGTGGCGCGGGCATTGGCCTGGGCAACATCTTCGGCAGCTACCTGGCGGGCGCGCTGCGCAATCCGTCGGCTGCTGATGGCCAGTTCGGCCGCCTGATTTTCGGCTTCGCCGTGACCGAAGCTCTGGGCATCTTCTCGCTTCTCATCGCGCTTCTGGCCCTGTTCGGCTGA
- a CDS encoding F0F1 ATP synthase subunit A: MAADKVDPIHQFHIVKLIPINIGGYDLSFTNSALFMVATVAVASAFLYLSTSSRSLVPGRLQSVSEMAYEFVGNMLRDAAGTQGMKFFPFVFSLFMFVLVANLLGLFPYFFTITSHIIVTFGLAALVIGTVVVYGFMKHGFGFLKLFVPHGVPVYLLPLVVLIEVISFVSRPVSLSVRLFANMLAGHITLKVFSGFVVSLSALGAVGVAGSILPLAMAVALTALELLVAFLQAYVFAVLTCMYLNDALHPGH, from the coding sequence GTGGCTGCTGACAAGGTCGATCCGATCCACCAGTTCCATATCGTCAAGCTGATTCCGATCAACATCGGCGGCTATGACCTTTCCTTCACCAATTCGGCGCTGTTCATGGTCGCGACAGTGGCCGTCGCATCGGCGTTTCTCTACCTCTCGACGTCGAGCCGCAGCCTGGTTCCTGGCCGCCTTCAGTCGGTTTCGGAAATGGCCTACGAGTTCGTCGGCAACATGCTGAGGGACGCAGCCGGAACGCAGGGCATGAAGTTCTTTCCCTTCGTGTTTTCGCTGTTCATGTTCGTGCTCGTCGCCAACCTGCTCGGTCTGTTTCCTTACTTCTTCACCATCACCAGCCACATCATCGTCACCTTCGGCCTCGCCGCGCTGGTGATCGGAACCGTCGTCGTCTACGGTTTCATGAAGCATGGCTTCGGCTTCCTGAAGCTGTTCGTACCGCATGGCGTTCCGGTTTACCTGTTGCCGCTGGTGGTGCTGATCGAAGTGATTTCCTTCGTCTCGCGCCCGGTCAGCCTTTCGGTCCGTCTGTTCGCCAACATGCTGGCCGGTCACATCACGCTGAAGGTGTTTTCGGGGTTTGTCGTCAGCCTGAGCGCGCTCGGCGCGGTCGGCGTGGCGGGATCCATCCTGCCGCTGGCCATGGCGGTGGCGCTGACGGCGCTGGAACTGCTGGTCGCCTTCCTGCAGGCCTACGTCTTTGCCGTGCTGACCTGCATGTATCTGAACGACGCCCTGCATCCCGGGCATTGA
- a CDS encoding AtpZ/AtpI family protein — translation MADKNGPDGTGETGRGKQHEADIRDDDLERRRRDLEASLATRRPDRLEGKDGAKAGSAAGYGQALKLSSEFIAGIVVGVGIGWIIDRLAGTSPWGLIVFLLLGFGAGVLNVLRSAGLMAEFGQRDKPRDPKE, via the coding sequence ATGGCCGACAAGAATGGGCCAGACGGAACCGGAGAAACCGGCCGCGGCAAACAGCATGAAGCCGACATCCGCGACGACGATCTTGAGCGCCGCCGGCGCGATCTTGAAGCATCGCTTGCGACAAGGCGGCCGGACCGGCTCGAGGGGAAAGACGGCGCGAAAGCGGGCAGTGCGGCCGGGTATGGCCAGGCACTCAAGCTGTCCAGCGAGTTCATCGCCGGGATAGTGGTTGGTGTCGGCATCGGCTGGATCATCGACCGCCTGGCGGGGACATCGCCATGGGGTCTGATCGTGTTTCTGCTGCTGGGCTTCGGCGCCGGTGTGCTCAATGTCCTGCGTTCTGCGGGGCTGATGGCCGAATTCGGACAGCGCGACAAACCGCGCGATCCGAAAGAATGA
- a CDS encoding cell wall hydrolase, which yields MHRRVLKRLVAAAGEKKRSFLSPFIIGLGIWVGFPTDIAYQDMTSLVSGLDAPNARWNAYVEKSVAGSVHAAEMPFVDSVSTGSISGSGVRLPGIGNVSFRGKGSVAGATPDEDRVMRADKKGRIIEVSPVAPPKNFNAGSIFERTSSLLRPSMDSGLKLAFAKPNIKGREIQIAQAFHISVDKKPDPGMPAMLAALVNNDKPDVLATAYAQAEPDYAKASPFEALLQDEEPNSGRFIPPMAKGDHSWIQNPLPASVFSKKEQACLANGIYFEARSESVRGQAAVAQVILNRVRNPAYPNSICGVVYQNDNWLNRCQFSFACDGRKKRINSPAHYKIAQDVAMAVTAGKIFIPEVGSSTHYYANYVHPGWARTMHKMTKIGLHIFYRTYGGGWS from the coding sequence GTGCATCGACGTGTTTTGAAGCGGCTTGTCGCCGCCGCCGGTGAGAAAAAACGTTCCTTCCTGTCTCCGTTCATCATCGGGCTCGGCATCTGGGTCGGCTTTCCGACCGATATTGCCTATCAGGATATGACGAGCCTGGTTTCCGGCCTCGATGCGCCGAACGCCCGCTGGAACGCCTATGTCGAGAAATCCGTCGCCGGCTCGGTCCACGCCGCCGAAATGCCTTTCGTCGATTCCGTCAGCACCGGCTCGATTTCGGGCTCCGGCGTCCGCTTGCCCGGCATCGGCAACGTGTCGTTTCGCGGCAAGGGCAGCGTGGCCGGCGCAACGCCTGACGAGGACCGCGTCATGCGCGCCGACAAGAAGGGCCGCATCATCGAGGTCTCGCCGGTTGCGCCGCCGAAGAACTTCAACGCCGGCTCGATCTTCGAGCGCACCTCCTCGCTGCTGCGCCCGAGCATGGACAGCGGCCTGAAGCTGGCCTTTGCCAAGCCCAACATCAAAGGCAGGGAGATCCAGATCGCCCAGGCCTTCCATATCAGTGTGGACAAGAAGCCCGATCCGGGAATGCCGGCCATGCTCGCGGCCCTGGTCAACAATGACAAACCGGACGTGCTGGCCACCGCCTATGCCCAGGCCGAGCCCGACTACGCCAAGGCATCGCCGTTCGAGGCGCTGTTACAGGACGAGGAGCCGAACAGCGGGCGCTTCATTCCGCCAATGGCCAAGGGCGACCACTCCTGGATCCAGAACCCGCTGCCGGCCAGCGTCTTCTCCAAGAAGGAGCAGGCCTGCCTTGCCAACGGCATCTATTTCGAGGCGCGCAGCGAATCCGTGCGTGGCCAGGCTGCCGTTGCCCAGGTCATCCTCAACCGCGTCCGCAATCCGGCCTATCCGAATTCGATTTGCGGCGTCGTCTACCAGAACGACAACTGGCTCAACCGTTGCCAGTTTTCCTTCGCCTGCGACGGCCGCAAGAAGCGCATCAACAGCCCCGCCCACTATAAGATCGCGCAAGATGTCGCCATGGCGGTCACCGCCGGCAAGATCTTCATTCCGGAGGTGGGCTCATCGACCCACTACTATGCCAATTATGTCCATCCGGGCTGGGCGCGGACGATGCACAAGATGACCAAGATCGGCCTGCATATCTTCTACCGCACCTATGGCGGCGGCTGGAGCTGA